Below is a window of Andrena cerasifolii isolate SP2316 chromosome 5, iyAndCera1_principal, whole genome shotgun sequence DNA.
TTTTTTAGTACGTCTGAtatagttaattttttttttttgaggattTTAAGTCATGCATAGTAGAATAATTGGTATTATGTAGTTTGGAAGAGATATTGTTGGAAAGGTCTAGTTGAATCTTTATTTTCACTTTTGAATTACTTCTTTTGTCGAATTTTCGTTCCCTTTGTTCTTAcgacttttaacttttttttttacacacagCATTCGCCATTTAGAACTTATTTTTCGTTTCAGTTTCTTCCTGGTTTACAGTACAACACATGTTGGATAGTGTAAGATTTACACGAATCATAGATAGGTTGGTTTCTGTTTTATACCATCAATGTATTTTCTGTTCAGTTTTTAGTGGCAACACTGAAGCTTTACGTTTGGTTGTTAATAATATATTCTGTGTTCGTTGTTACAAGAAACTTAATAAATGAGTTTCTTAGAGATTTATATACAATGTATGTTTATCGTAGACGTATGTACACATAAATTTAAAGTATGCAAGTCTCCATCAGGTTTACAGTTTCTATgtcgaaaatttcaaaaagcaAAGATGCATAATGCATGCAGTAGAAAACTCATTTATTTAAAAGAGACGTGATCCAAGCATGGTAGTATGTGCACGTGCATTaagattttaaatttccatgTACTTTATGTGTGTTCAAAGAACCATCTCATCTTAATACTCAGTTTCAATATTTTGCAAAGTAATtcaattatttgtaacaatcatacaatgatatatattttaaattgctGAACAATGTATCACACGTGCATACCGTACAAATTATTATCACTTGTACGTTGAGTATATTTTAGTTACTAATCGTTATAGTTGATGTATTACTATTTATTTCAATGAGTTTCCACATCATACGTGTTCTGACTTATGAATAAACTATCAATTGCGTAATGTTCAGTCCTGTAAACTGTGTCTATATATGTATTCGATGCAAGATTAAGCGGCAATTGTAATAATtgttagtatattaaaaatgtatgtaCAGGTacctgaaaaatatatttccaaaagtGGAAGAGACTATGTTGCTGGATATTTTGGAACAAAGTGATAATAACGTTCAGAAGGCTTCTGAGAAACTAATCGATCTAGGCTATGAAAAGCGAAATCTTACAGGCCCTAAATCACTGGcaagaaggaaagaagaagaaCAAGTAATAGATCGAAAGTTTTTCTTGTACCTTGATTTCATTCGCTTCATAGTTGTAATTACCTTTGAACGATACTTTTACAGGCCAAGAATGTACAAACTGCCCCGACTCCTCCACCACGTATGAAAAGTTTAGAAGAGAAGAATAAAAGTAAGTGCATTTTACGAAACCGTTTTGAAATATCAATATTAGCGGTGTACTGATTTCagtattctaattttttcagtGAAAGGTCGTTTAATGGAGAAATACAAGACAGTACCAGAGAGAGTAATATTGCTTGCTATGGATAGTGTCGATTACGATGAAGAAAGAGCGATACATATATTGGACATCATGGTTACAGAAGAAGCAACCAGACCTCTATGCACGTCAAGCAGCCACAGgtggggtcatccttaaattacgtaaggctttttttgggggtggaggaggtcgcgaatttcttatgttttcttacaaaggagggagtcaggtagcgtcttacgtaatattgtttaacctacttttaaatgaatacaaattcaatcattaatgttccagaaaagtagttttagtttaaatttcccgaaaccgagttaaatgaattatataaacctttaaaagaattttaataactaaaaaaattaagtgtaaaaaatattacgtaaggagggggttggaatatcaaatcttacgaattcttatactgggggagggagggggtaagaattcgtcaAAATTACATAACAAAGTTAACATTTTGTGTTTGTGTACTAAAAGTTTCAGAAAATTTACCGGTTTTTTAATGTACGAGTATAATAAATTTTCAGCAGCAGAAGTGACGATAGGAAAGACAGTCCACCAGTGACTGAGGCTGTAAAATTAACTGCATCGCCAATTAAAAAAGCAGTTAAGGACGTAGATTCAGAAAAAGCTAAGCGCTCTAAGAATAAGATAGAAATACCAAAGTAAGGCATATTATCAAGCCGTCGTCAGACTTTCGCAATAATACAATaacttttattatatcataCTTTACATTGGTATTTCCAGGGTCTCTAGAGGAACCAGTACTACAGAAGATAGCGAATATAAGTCTCCGTATTTAGCAAAACCTGCTGGACCAAATTCTGATTTGCCAAGGGGAGCCAATAACGACTTGCTTCTGTGAGTTGTGAATTTTCTTCACTAATCGATTAAAATCCTCCTTTTTATCATTTTCGTGTGAAATGAACTGTGATTAATATCGGGAGTATTAATGTTACTGTTATTACAAATTCGTTTTAGACCTGACTACGCTCCATGGTCAGGACCGGATCCAAATCTGTTGACGAAAGAGACATTCAGCAAAACAATAGCAAATGGTCATGATTCAAATTTGGTTTCTGGGAGTCGTTATGTTGCCAAAGGCCCTAATCCAGAATTGAGGAAAGGCCCACTAAGGGGATTAACTCAAGGTTCCATTTACTCTCAAAGGAACGTGGCCAACTCAAAAAGTCGTGGTAaatgaaatatatgtaattgtttttttcttaatttttatgttTGTTAAGACAAAGAAGTTGTTATTGTTTTAGTTTTACGTAATTCATGTTTCTTTATGTTTCCTTACGCAATACTTTTAAACAACttatagaattttataaataacgaGTGCGTCGTTAATCGGTTGAAATACTACTTTCTCGATGCGTACTTCTGTTGAATCACTTCGGATGAGTAATTATTGATAGACTCTTTGTTCTATTAGTTACATACTCATATTGTTTACATCAAAGTTACGTTAATGAGTGTTTGTTATGTTCGTTTTGTTATACGTTAATGTATCTTTTATGTTTGTTATAAAACATTCGTTTTATCGTGTTAACGGTAAAAAATACGTTTGATAAGATGATATTTACAAAATGGCGAAAGAGTTATAATTAAAAGGGAATGTGCAAAGAAGTGTTCAAATTTTCTTGTGTACATAAAGTTGGAATAATTTAAACTCTATATCACACCATCGTATTCTAGTATATTACCAATTTGAAAGTATCACAATGCTTCCATTCGTGACATATCTTGTCGACTTTAATATGTAGATAAATGTGTCCAAATTTCTAACTATTCGTACAATAATTTAGAAGATCTTTTTGATTGTTCTTTGAATTGTCTAAATATTGTATTTGAACACAAGATTATCGATAACGATATCGACTTCTTTGCAAATGAAGTTTCTAATTGTTTTAACTCGAATACAAATATACTAATAGttgtaatagtagtagtagccAATTCTACGATGGAACATTTTGCAGTATTAGTACTAATTTTACTATTTATGGtacaatgtattttattttaaattagattTATACGTACGTAATTGTCTTATCTTAAGGAAGTTAAGTGTTGAAAtatgttaaaattaattataaagatAAACTGTTTCGCATTATATTTCACATGATATATTTTGGGAATTTTATGATACATATTCTCTTGGAAACATCTTTGTATGtacttaatatttaaataatggtTTTCGTTCATGTATATTTCAACACTGATAAAATCCTTAAGATCATAATGATTAGATTTTCTTCGTTAACTCCGAGATTTATAATCGAAACTATAAATCTAGAACCAACATATTcagtattattaaatatttcaagtaAATGTAGGTATATGGAGAAATTTAATTGTGCGGTAAACATTTGAAAAGCTAttagtttttataaaatttataacttttaaatgGTACTGAATAGAAACGGTACAAATACAAATTTGCATATCCACGATGCAAACTCCCAGTCGATTATTGCATACAATGTAGGCCATAACCAAAATAGGGTTTCTAATAATATActaaacgagaaaaaaaattcaatatttatatgTGCTATAGTTAAATCGATGTACAGAGGTATTTTCATAGTTCTTAATTCAGAATAATCCTGCCTTTGAGAAAACCTAATatgtgaataaaaattaataacagaCGGGCTGTGGCTGAAACATTAGTTGGGAGCTATTTTTATAGCTTTTTGACTCTTAAAGAAACTAGGAGGGATAAAATAATCTATTTTGACTATATTTTGAGTATCGCCACATATTACACGCTGAagattaacattaaaaagaatgAATGAATACTTCGATTAGATTATTACGGTAATTTGATAATTCCAATGCAAAGCATTCTCTCAATTGTTTAGATATTGCATTCTGTGAATAAAGTACACAATACTTTGGAGTTTCTGTATGGGATGTATTGCTATGAAGTGACTATTagtctatatatacataaattgcCAAATTCGTCTGTATTGAAAACTCTTCCATCCAAAAACGAATCTTTTGTTAAATACTATTTTACAAGGGTAATGCAGAAAGACAGTGGTTTCGTTTCACGTCGCGTAGATATGAATTAGGTGTTATAGAATGTTGTGTGGAATAGGTACTAGTTAAATTGTGCTATCATTAAACTAATAAATGTATTTTACCATATAAGATTTGTTGATCCACTGTGGACTTTCTGTTAGGTTAACGGAGTAAGATATTCATTGTATACTCAAACGATAATGTTACATACTAACGGTGTTACCCTATTTCGCAATTAAGATTTCAAGTTCCAAGCAATGTCTCTCACATACGCATTATTTTATTTGcagaaataaaactatttttaacAACAGATTTTATGCGATATAAGTACGCGAAATGGAATCTATATATATTTAGATATTCTGATAATTATTTCTTGTTCGATATAGATACTGTAATATTGCCAAAAGTCATACTGACCCTTATTTTAGAGCAAACTTTTAGGTCAAAGTCTTATATCCTAGATACTTTGAACCAAATCATTCCTACACTCGGAGACGAACAAAAATAATCCAAAAATAGCAGTATAAACACGACACAAATGCAGATGACGTATCCTGAGTACCACAGTAATGCAAAATTGTATTTCATTGTATTTACACATATCTGTACAATAAAAACATCCATAACCATTccttttgtgcaataatttattaatagagTCCTATAAGTATAGTATGTAATTCTTTACACACATAATCTGATATACATACGCTATTCTGTATCGTATAATCCTATAAAACATTAGTTGTTAATATATAATGTACAATTGCCAGTGTatgatgttaagaaatgcaatttcattaatttaacatactcgtttattttattacgcTTATATGGTTACTGTCAAATGATATTCATTTCTCGTACTACTTTGCAGTAAATCATAACAGAAGTATAAAAGTAAAACTTATACATACTGGAACAGAAGTAACGTTATATACATTTGAGCATTTACTAGTCGTAAGAAAAGAAAATGTACGTTAGcatttatgtttctttttttaatgcgATGCCAGCGTTTAAACTTCGTCTTCATTTAAAAGCATATTTGGTATACCATCGTTAATGGGAAATTTTCTACCCGACTCCGGGCATAACAGATCGCCGTTAATAACCTCGACTTCGAGTAATACGTGATGcacctttttcaaaaattcctcATTCGATTCAAAATCTTGGATCAATGTCTGTGGTAATTCTCCAACGTGTCCTATCTGTTTCAACATTACATTGTAGGCATTACTTTCAATGTTATATTCATCTATATTTCAACCTTTATCGTCtggatttgtaaataaaatgttAAATGTATCTCGAcgaaagaatattatttttggtACGATGTTGTTGAGAAATTAAACGAGGTTCAATTTTGAACTCGATAGTTAtacagataatttttttatacctttcTAGTATCTAGATTAATGTGTAAATATTAAGtgttaaaatatattcaatttataATAACATTCAACGGGATAAAGGTTTCAATATTGATATTTAATCAAAATGTTTGATACGTTTAACCCGCCGGCAGGCTCGCCTAAAAGTTTTACACGAGCGGTCGCGGCGTGTACTCCGTACACGGGAGTCTGTTTTGGCAGAATAAACGTTTTACCGTGATGTAttgtacccagcacccctatgtattcttccaacggacatttttgcatcatgctacATACTtatcaggttcaaattcagtttgaaaGTGTCTCTGTTTGAATGAAAACAAAAGTATGCCGTGTATCCTGCCGGTGAGTgcgcccgtgtactcacaagtttcccagtgatttagaggacagaaaactaagaaacaggtgtctcattttggcctgtttgcatgtttaaggtGTGAAATCATCCCTCGAATTTCATGAGAATAGGTGGTGCCattctccgattgctttggtttttggctttgaggggtggtttcactctctaaacatacaaacagaccaaaataaaaagacacctatttcttatttttctgtcctctaaaacatatccaaaaaccaaagtaatcggaggTGGACATCTAGGAAACTTGTAAGTACACGCGCGTACTCGCCAGTAGGATACGtggcatactttcgttttcattcaattagaGACACttacaaactgaatttgaacctgacaagtacgtagcattatgcaaaaatgtctgctggaagaatacatagggatgctgggtagaatagatcacggtaaaatgatttttttcagcCAGAAACTGACTTTCGTGTACTGAGTACACTCACGCGTGCCGGCGGGTTAAGAATCATTCATATTCAACCTCTAACAACGGCGTAACAAATCACTTACACTTTCTGCAGCTTTCCAAAGTGTGGCCCAATCAAGTTTTGGAATGATTCTTGCAATAAATTCTGAATTGAAATCCACCTCTGACACTTTGATATCTTTTGCCTAAGAATTTATACCAACACCTTTTTACCATTAATTTAAATTCATCAAAATTCATATCTGGTATGCAAAATGTTTAACGTACAATGAATCACTAAAATATTGGCATAGACAGATTTTTCAGTTCAACTTTCCATTCGGTTTTTTGAATTCGCATATCgaaggatatttttattttcaatattcaaaaaattccccCACTCTTTGCTATCCCATAGAAAAGAATAAAGTTGTATTACAGACAAATCGTGCCGGTTTTAAATTTCTTCTTAAATTACATTTTCTATATAAACCAGCATTGTATCATTATATGCACCATTTAACTAATCATTCTAAATTACGACATATTAACaatctctttatttacattttatttcaaacTTCTTTCTAAACTTTGTTCGTGCCAATAATTTCGTAGCCCACTGTAACTTTAAATGAACGTAACCTCAAAAATCGTATAGAAACGTTTTCAACTTACGACTATTTCCAAGGGATATCCAACAGTAACGCCTTTCAGGCATTTTGAGGTCAGCATATTATGCGTGAGgagcttcattttttatttctatcgaCGGCTTATTTCGCCGATTGTAGGATCACGAGAAGATCTACAATTTTCGCTCGGCAAAATCTCGCGTTACGAATACGAGATACGAAGATTACGAGGCTCATTGCACGCGCCACTCTGGACGCCGGGTCTCGCAGCTTATGCGCGCTCCAAACTTAAAACTGCTTCAAACGCAACTGAACTTGATCACGTTTTACGACCAGATACTCCGACTACATAATAGATGTGACCCTTTCGACATTCCGATTACAACGCGTAAATTAACGACCATTGACAAGATGAGAATTCTTCGATTAATCCCTTATACCGAGAGAACACATTGCGACGGAGTTTAAATTTCAGATTACACTTGATAAATTGCCTAACCGGATCACGTGATTTCTTCTATTCAATTGTGTTCTCGGCTAGAAGGTTTCTTTTCGAGGGAGATACTTACCGTCTCAATTCCGAATAGTCCGTTGCATTTCGTTCAAATCTTCTCGGTACCACAGATTTCTGGATAAGCTACATACATCGCGTCGGTTTACAGGAGATTTGATTTAGCGCGAAAGTGTTACGAGCGTTACGAAACATATGGTGGTTACCTACGCGTATATATCATAGTCCGAGGTGGAAAATCGTTTGAACAATAGCAAACTGACAGTAGCCACATCACCTGGCCTTGATGGAAATACACGAGCAACTGCTACTACTGCCTGTTTATCTTTGGTCGTGATCGTGTTTGAACGGGTGCATTTCGCCCACCATCGGCCAGTCATATTTTGACACATCATCGACTTGTTCGAAAAATAGTGAAGAACTTTTATAACCTAGCGGGGCCACTCTGTCTGCTTCAAATTAATTCCTCGAGTCTCGATTCGTGTCCACGTATGCTTGGAATTGTGTTCAACGGCTGTCAACGATGAAACGGAATCAATTTACGATTTACTGACCAGTAACACTCTCGTAGGAGACTTGCGAGTTTATGGTGCTAGTGTAATTGCCTGTGAAAGATGCTACAGAAGACAGAAAGATAAAGATTGCGGATAAGAGTGAAGAAACGTGATCAGTGTTGATCACGGGACGGTGTATTTACGATCTACGAGGAGAAGTATTATTTCATTCCTGCATGATAATGATTTTCTGGTAAAGTAGATCACGAAGATCCATGAAGGACAATGTGTGCTATTACGAGTGCAAGATCTTGACATCGAAAGGAGCCTACTCTCTAGCGTAAAAGAAAAATGGCTTACGATTCTCTCATGTGGGGGTTGCTTATGTTTGGATGCAGCATACAAGCATTGTTGGCTGCATCCAAAGACGACCCATTGGAATACATGAGCAAGGAGGAGCGGGAGGCATTAAAGTTCGTATCATCGTACAATTGCGCATTACCCTGACAATTCACTTTCTCATATATGTATTCGTAATGCGTACAATTTCAATTACAGGGAAGAGGCGAGGGATATGTTTTATCACGCATATAACGCTTATATGGTAAAGTCTATGAAAGTTTCTTTTCTTAGTAGATATCGTAAGAATCGAGCGGAACTTCTTTTGATAAAGCAATCCTGCAGCAATGTATTTTTCACTTCAAAACCTATCAGCATCTGGCTGCTTTTATATGGGCGTAACGTtgtgatttaaattatttattatatgtaatcttggtaattatttagaagttttccatcctcaccgatttcaatgattttcggatatgttatcaagatcaagattctgaataactttttcctgtacatgttaccgccgcacgaccttcgttttcgagatagttgcgaaaaacttctgttgacttattccgacgcaacgcattccactttccaccttgtcccgggtattagtattggttggggctagattagtgcaggGGGCACATAAATCTTGACAgcaaactgatgtgagtttagagatttgaaccagaaacttgtggATGCCCATCAACACTCTGACTCATATTGGTTTGCTATCATGCTATACGCGCCCCCcgtactaatctagccccaaccaatactaatacccgggacaagttggaaagtggaatgtaattaataaaatatgtactctAAATTGCAAATGTATCTATGAATGAACAGTTTGGatatttaaagaaacttgaggaAATGAAATTAATGAAATGTTGTTTTTAAGGATAACGCGTATCCTGCCGACGAATTAATGCCGTTGAGTTGTAAAGGGCGGTATAGGGGATCGGAACCAAACAGAGGTGACATAGATTCCACGTTGGGAAAGTAAGAACaagagtttattaaatattgaaagaGAAATGCAACCTTTAACGCGACAAACAGggtatttttgtaaattttattccaaatagaAATGTATACCTTCTTGATTTCAAGAAATTTTCTGACATTACATGTttgtaataatgaaattattgttCGCTGCGAGAAAGTTGCATTAGGTAGTTTATaggaatatttatataattacttGCTTTCAGTTTTTCACTTACATTGGTCGACACCTTAGATACACTCGTGGTAAGTGTACcagaaaattgttttatatatcAACTATGTAAATTACACGCGTgtattttacagtttatttaagaATGTGATTTTTTTGTCTACAAGTGTTTAAATACGTGTTAGGTATTGGGTGATTTGGAGGAATTTGAAAACGCAGTTAAACTTGTTGCCAGAGATGTTAGCTTTGACACAGATGTTATTGTTTCTCTATTTGAAACTAATATTAGGATGCTTGGGTAAGATTCATTGCTTTATGTTTAATTCATTATAATATTATCTTTCTTACAGTACCAGGACTTTTATACTAATTTGTTCCACAGAGGTCTTCTGAGCGGCCACATATTAGCGGAGTACTTGCAACAAAGAGCTGATATAATGCCATGGTATAGAGGTGAACTTCTAAATTTAGCCAAAGATTTAGGATACAGATTTTTACCTGCATTTAATACCACCACGGGAATACCATACGGCCGagtaataaaattttcattGATAACGCGGCGAATAAAGTTCACGGATGTTACTAATATTTCACGAGGCACTAACCGCTATATCGTCTTTAGATAAACTTAAAACATGGTATGAAAGGCGTCCCTCTGGAAGTGTCAAGAGAAACGTGCACTGCCTGCGCAGGTAGTATGATTTTGGAAATGGCAGCGTTATCGAGATTAACAGGAGAAGCGATCTTCGAGGTAGGATTCTTTTTCGTACAATACTTTATAAAGATATGCGATATATTCTACTGCCTGGAATTGCACGAAATAGGAAAAAGCACAAAAAGCGATGGACGTTCTGTGGAGAATGCGCCATCGTGGTACTGATTTAATGGGTTCTGTGTTAAACGTACATTCTGGGGATTGGGTGCGAAGAGATTCAGGTGTAGGGGCTGGTATAGACTCCTACTATGAATATTGCCTTAAGGCATATATTTTATTAGGTAATTATGTTACCTGCATTTTCATTGTTTTACAACATTCTTCGCGACAGAATGATTCAGTTCTCAATTTTATATAGGCGATGAAAAGTATCTCGGGCGGTTTAATAAGCATTATCAAGCTGTAATGAAGTATGTAAGCCAAGGCCCGATGTTGTTAGATGTACATATGCATAGACCAAATACAAATTCGAAAAACTTCATGGATGCTTTATTGGCCTTTTGGCCCGGATTGCAGGCAAGTTTCAAGCCGACAGCTTTGTTCAAATATTCTTctgtatattataattttaattcttttcccTAGGTACTGAAAGGAGACATTAAGCCCGCTGTTGAAACGCACGAAATGCTGTATCAAGTTATGCAAAGGCATAACTTCATACCGGAAGCATTTACCATTGATTTTCAGGTAGATACTTACTTCTACGAACAAGTCAAACTCTTATTTGTCGTTACAAAGCAATCGCCAATTTATGCAATTAGGTACACTGGGGACACCACCCATTAAGGCCAGAATTTCTAGAGTCAACATACTTCCTGTACCGTGCTACTGGTGATCATTATTATTTGGGAGTCGGGCGTAAGGTGCTCAAAAGTCTGCAGACTTATGCCAGGGTACCGTGTGGTTACGCAGCTGTATCGGATGTTAGGACTAATAAGCACGACGACACTATGGATAGCTTTGTGCTGTCGGAAACATTCAAATACTTATTTCTGCTGTTCGCTGAGCCAGGGGAACTAGTTTTGGATCTGGATGAATTTATTTTCACAACCGAGGGACATCTATTACCTCTAACACTTGCTTCCATAAGGACTAATGTTTCTTCGGTAAGTATACAAGGCTATGAACTATGCGTGGGTCTGTTTGGATCCAGAAACCGTCGCCTGCGAGATGGTCGGAACGGTCAATATTGCgaggattaaataaatctttcaaGTTGactataattttataatgttgATATTTTATGAAATGAAGCAGGACTTGGAGCGTGATATCGTACACGTGGACGAAATGGATCGCACTTGTCCTAATAGCCTGCATCTAT
It encodes the following:
- the LOC143369201 gene encoding uncharacterized protein LOC143369201 isoform X3 — encoded protein: MAEDSDRSELPPGWECRYDIRSGRPYFINHFNRTTTWEDPRVRYWQYSQYIQSQNSMALSSAATTITSQDIPMQELKTPLSLKSISTMTNRLGDITLASPTPIRNMETSLTQNSDAELQVAKINAMFPTVSDTHIRLLLKKYHNRPALVVSALQVEKNPLCAPGPCTPVHSNYAIPRWRLPPHAIHAAITLSPPRGVRPAPNSPKMKLRYLKNIFPKVEETMLLDILEQSDNNVQKASEKLIDLGYEKRNLTGPKSLARRKEEEQAKNVQTAPTPPPRMKSLEEKNKMKGRLMEKYKTVPERVILLAMDSVDYDEERAIHILDIMVTEEATRPLCTSSSHSSRSDDRKDSPPVTEAVKLTASPIKKAVKDVDSEKAKRSKNKIEIPKVSRGTSTTEDSEYKSPYLAKPAGPNSDLPRGANNDLLLPDYAPWSGPDPNLLTKETFSKTIANGHDSNLVSGSRYVAKGPNPELRKGPLRGLTQGSIYSQRNVANSKSRGK
- the LOC143369201 gene encoding uncharacterized protein LOC143369201 isoform X2, translated to MAEDSDRSELPPGWECRYDIRSGRPYFINHFNRTTTWEDPRVRYWQYSQYIQSQNSMALSSAATTITSQDIPMQTGGSGGGGHLSYAGAHRAPQIYPTQSPYHNPQLAFLPPSLQELKTPLSLKSISTMTNRLGDITLASPTPIRNMETSLTQNSDAELQVAKINAMFPTVSDTHIRLLLKKYHNRPALVVSALQVEKNPLCAPGPCTPVHSNYAIPRWRLPPHAIHAAITLSPPRGVRPAPNSPKMKLRYLKNIFPKVEETMLLDILEQSDNNVQKASEKLIDLGYEKRNLTGPKSLARRKEEEQAKNVQTAPTPPPRMKSLEEKNKMKGRLMEKYKTVPERVILLAMDSVDYDEERAIHILDIMVTEEATRPLCTSSSHSRSDDRKDSPPVTEAVKLTASPIKKAVKDVDSEKAKRSKNKIEIPKVSRGTSTTEDSEYKSPYLAKPAGPNSDLPRGANNDLLLPDYAPWSGPDPNLLTKETFSKTIANGHDSNLVSGSRYVAKGPNPELRKGPLRGLTQGSIYSQRNVANSKSRGK
- the Trmt112 gene encoding tRNA methyltransferase subunit 11-2 gives rise to the protein MKLLTHNMLTSKCLKGVTVGYPLEIVAKDIKVSEVDFNSEFIARIIPKLDWATLWKAAESIGHVGELPQTLIQDFESNEEFLKKVHHVLLEVEVINGDLLCPESGRKFPINDGIPNMLLNEDEV
- the LOC143369201 gene encoding uncharacterized protein LOC143369201 isoform X4, which translates into the protein MAEDSDRSELPPGWECRYDIRSGRPYFINHFNRTTTWEDPRVRYWQYSQYIQSQNSMALSSAATTITSQDIPMQTGGSGGGGHLSYAGAHRAPQIYPTQSPYHNPQLAFLPPSLQELKTPLSLKSISTMTNRLGDITLASPTPIRNMETSLTQNSDAELQVAKINAMFPTVSDTHIRLLLKKYLKNIFPKVEETMLLDILEQSDNNVQKASEKLIDLGYEKRNLTGPKSLARRKEEEQAKNVQTAPTPPPRMKSLEEKNKMKGRLMEKYKTVPERVILLAMDSVDYDEERAIHILDIMVTEEATRPLCTSSSHSSRSDDRKDSPPVTEAVKLTASPIKKAVKDVDSEKAKRSKNKIEIPKVSRGTSTTEDSEYKSPYLAKPAGPNSDLPRGANNDLLLPDYAPWSGPDPNLLTKETFSKTIANGHDSNLVSGSRYVAKGPNPELRKGPLRGLTQGSIYSQRNVANSKSRGK
- the LOC143369201 gene encoding uncharacterized protein LOC143369201 isoform X1, encoding MAEDSDRSELPPGWECRYDIRSGRPYFINHFNRTTTWEDPRVRYWQYSQYIQSQNSMALSSAATTITSQDIPMQTGGSGGGGHLSYAGAHRAPQIYPTQSPYHNPQLAFLPPSLQELKTPLSLKSISTMTNRLGDITLASPTPIRNMETSLTQNSDAELQVAKINAMFPTVSDTHIRLLLKKYHNRPALVVSALQVEKNPLCAPGPCTPVHSNYAIPRWRLPPHAIHAAITLSPPRGVRPAPNSPKMKLRYLKNIFPKVEETMLLDILEQSDNNVQKASEKLIDLGYEKRNLTGPKSLARRKEEEQAKNVQTAPTPPPRMKSLEEKNKMKGRLMEKYKTVPERVILLAMDSVDYDEERAIHILDIMVTEEATRPLCTSSSHSSRSDDRKDSPPVTEAVKLTASPIKKAVKDVDSEKAKRSKNKIEIPKVSRGTSTTEDSEYKSPYLAKPAGPNSDLPRGANNDLLLPDYAPWSGPDPNLLTKETFSKTIANGHDSNLVSGSRYVAKGPNPELRKGPLRGLTQGSIYSQRNVANSKSRGK